The DNA segment CTGTGTTATTCAGCGGTCGGACTAAGAACTAAGGGGGAAGCATGAATTCCAAGGGGTGGAATTCCGATTCATCTGGTGACGACCAATCTCGGAAAGAGAATTCCGAGAGCTCTTGGTCCATGGACGACGTGCTAAGTCGGACGGCCGATTCGGGACAGACCGATGATGTCATGGAGACACTGAAGGTCCTAAAAAGCAGTCATCCCCAAGCCAAACTGGGTGAGATCGATACGGCCACTCGTTTTGTCTTAGCTTTGCTTAAGCGTCGCTATCCTGATCTTCCGCTGGCGAGTGAAAAGGTCCTCACGATGGCCTCGACGATTGCCCAGTCTTTGGTTGAGGATCCCGTAGCTAGTGAACGAATGCGACTCCTTTGGGCCCAGTTGAGTTGAGCTATGACCGCTGAAGTGACCCAACTCGAGCAACGCATTCATGATAACCAGGGGCTTGTTATTTCCCTGGCCAAATCAATCCATCGGAAGCTTCCTCCGCAGATTGGCATGGATGACCTGATCGCCTATGGCCAGCTTGGTTTAGCCGAGGCGGCCCAGTCTTATGATGATGACAAGGGCGCAAGCTTCTCGACATTTGCTTACTATCGTATCCGCGGTGCCATTTACGACGGCATCTCGAAGATGAGTTGGAATTCGCACGCCGCCAGAATGCAGAACAAGTATCAGCAAATGGCGGCCGATACATTGCAAGCTGATGCCGCAGCTGGTGGCACGACGCCCGCTTCTGCCCAGGAAAACGCGAAATGGCTGGGTAATTTGACGGAAAAGCTCGCCGTCGTCTATTTGGCCAGCCATGGGGAAGAAACTCAGCATGCGTTCCAGGCAGTTGCCGATGCACGAACACAGCAACCGGGTGACAAGTTAGAGAACGAAGAG comes from the Bremerella alba genome and includes:
- a CDS encoding sigma-70 family RNA polymerase sigma factor, coding for MTAEVTQLEQRIHDNQGLVISLAKSIHRKLPPQIGMDDLIAYGQLGLAEAAQSYDDDKGASFSTFAYYRIRGAIYDGISKMSWNSHAARMQNKYQQMAADTLQADAAAGGTTPASAQENAKWLGNLTEKLAVVYLASHGEETQHAFQAVADARTQQPGDKLENEEIQSLLKKLLQTLAPHEQQLIRMTYYEGFSLKEAADRLGKSKSWASRLHQAILERLARALRQTT